From a region of the Tiliqua scincoides isolate rTilSci1 chromosome 4, rTilSci1.hap2, whole genome shotgun sequence genome:
- the CSF1 gene encoding macrophage colony-stimulating factor 1, with translation MICSVLLALLLLATCSIHGTELRKDGCRRIISDVHIKNLSELIDSQMKSSCLLSFDYVDEKQLKDPVCFLKAAYTPLGNILKHKMKFKRNTPNFNKLEQLKHIYDKLERDGCIIPEDEEEMKNCIKTRNATAEEMLQLVLNYFNLTQKELSRSSDFDKDCSHVFQACSDQQGQETSTLGVVTAQNCKCPDTNPISGGPSASLLPTFEPLSSIADQLDSKDTAASSLQIATLLGPTQSQGSPEGSTKPRVPRSTHKGPRTADSLDFRSGIDVMSSSPEELALADVLQGPDPVAMNTASPLASTITPSMWSSKVKSLPPFPSNQQHFEFMEMESPLPGSGAVSSQTHLSELSSRYPFSGLAKSSPPNQWLQTREVDMAIPGATSNYVSDTSSTSSLNRASLANLEPVDSSRVPSGGKPVTLPPSALALFPDLDPKESVSAVQHPSPRLVVATESSSSPRQRATESYSWGEWGSGGRAPGMQHSTQVRERRAGQEEGLSKDREPEDSMPGPNFDLSFIPPNADQYRENPEPRDIQGKAAIYVPVASVLGVLLAVGGLLFYLHRTRALARRRLQRTEYINRQEGRPLNRGEEHVELQIQDEL, from the exons ATGATTTGCAGCGTTCTATTGGCCTTGCTCCTCCTTGCAACTTGCAGCATCCACGGCACTGAGCTGAGGAAAGACGGCTGCCGAAGGATCATTTCTGACGTTCACATCAAGAACCTGTCGGAGTTG ATTGATAGCCAGATGAAGAGTTCCTGCCTGCTATCCTTTGACTATGTGGATGAAAAACAGCTG AAGGACCCTGTCTGTTTCCTCAAAGCAGCCTATACGCCACTAGGAAACATCCTTAAACATAAAATGAAATTCAAGAGAAATACTCCAAACTTCAATAAGCTAGAGCAGCTGAAGCACATATATGACAAACTCGAACGTGATGGCTGCATTATTCCTGAAGATGAAGAAGAGATGAAG AACTGCATCAAGACACGCAACGCGACTGCAGAAGAGATGCTGCAATTGGTGCTGAACTATTTTAATTTGACCCAAAAGGAATTGTCCCGGTCCAGTGACTTTGACAAGGACTGCAGCCATGTTTTCCAGGCCTGCTCAGACCAGCAGGGACAGGAAACCTCAACTTTGG GTGTGGTGACTGCCCAGAACTGCAAGTGTCCAGACACAAATCCTATCAGTGGGGGACCCTCGGCTTCTCTTCTTCCAACCTTTGAGCCCCTCTCTTCCATTGCAGACCAGCTGGACAGCAAGGACACAGCTGCCAGCTCTCTCCAGATAGCCACACTGCTTGGCCCCACACAGTCTCAAGGCAGCCCAGAGGGTAGTACCAAGCCCAGGGTGCCTCGGAGCACCCACAAGGGTCCAAGAACTGCAGACAGCCTGGATTTCAGGAGTGGCATTGATGTCATGTCCTCGTCACCAGAAGAACTGGCACTAGCGGATGTATTGCAGGGACCTGACCCTGTGGCCATGAATACCGCATCCCCCCTAGCTTCAACCATAACTCCATCCATGTGGTCCTCCAAAGTCAAAAGccttcctccctttccttccaatcaacagcactttgaattcatGGAGATGGAGTCTCCTCTCCCTGGTTCTGGGGCTGTCAGCAGCCAGACACACCTCAGTGAGTTATCTTCTCGGTATCCTTTTTCTGGGTTGGCCAAATCTTCCCCCCCTAACCAGTGGCTTCAGACAAGAGAAGTGGACATGGCCATTCCAGGAGCTACATCCAATTATGTATCTGATACTAGCAGCACATCCAGTCTAAACCGGGCATCTCTTGCCAATTTGGAACCAGTGGACAGCTCAAGGGTGCCCTCCGGTGGCAAACCAGTTACACTTCCACCTAGTGCCCTAGCACTCTTCCCTGACCTTGACCCCAAGGAGTCTGTTTCTGCAGTACAACATCCTTCCCCCAGACTGGTGGTCGCCACAGAGAGTTCATCATCTCCCAGGCAGAGAGCCACAGAAAGCTACTCCTGGGGGGAGTGGGGGAGCGGAGGCAGAGCCCCAGGAATGCAGCACAGCACCCAGGTCCGAGAGAGACGAGCAGGACAAGAAGAGGGCCTGTCCAAGGACAGGGAGCCAGAGGATAGCATGCCTGGGCCCAACTTTGACCTGAGCTTCATTCCTCCGAACGCAGACCAGTACAGGGAGAATCCAGAGCCCAGAGATATCCAAGGGAAGGCTGCGATTTATGTGCCGGTGGCCAGTGTCCTGGGAGTCCTGCTGGCAGTGGGAGGCCTGCTGTTCTACTTGCATAGGACCAGG GCATTAGCAAGGAGGCGACTGCAGAGAACTGAGTATATCAATAGACAAGAAGGAAG ACCACTGAATAGAGGAGAGGAGCATGTGGAGTTGCAGATTCAGGATGAACTATGA